The Sandaracinus amylolyticus genomic interval CGTCGATCAGCGCGGGCCAGTGCGCCTCGGGCAGGTCGTGCGCGAGGTCGTCGATGACGCGCAGATCGGCGCCCGGGATCGCCGATGCGGTGGCGCGACCGTGTGCGATGGGCACCAGCGGATCGAGCGCGCCGTGCACGACGGTCGCGGCGATCTCCAGCGTTCGCAGCGCGGGTGAGCGCGGCGGTGACGAGAGGATCGCATCGAGCTGGCGCGCCGTGCCGAGGCGATAGCTCGAGCGGTCGTACGACTCCGCGGCGCGCGCGCGAATGCGTGCCTCGTCGAAGTGCTTCGGACTGCCGATCACGCGGAACAGCTCGACGACCTGATCGAGCGCCTGATCGCGCGTCCGAGGCACCGGGCGCAGCAGCATCGCGCGTGCGGCCTGCGTCGGAGGCGGCAGTCGGTAGTCGCCCGGGCTCGACATGATCGACGTGAGCGAGAGAGTCCGACTGCGATGCTCGATGGCGAGCGTCTGCGCGATCATCCCGCCCATCGACACTCCGACCACGTGCGCCGCGCGGATCGCGAGCCCGTCGAGCACGCCGACGGCGTCGCGCGCCATGTCGGAGAGCGTATATGCCGGCCGCGCTGCGCCCCACGTGCGGAGCAGGAGCGTGCGCGCGATCGAGGGCACGGGCGCGCCGTGGATCTTCGTCGAGAGCCCGACGTCGCGATTGTCGAATCGAATGACGTGGAGACCGAGCGACGCGAGCGACTCGCAGAACTCGGTGCGCCACGCGATCATCTGCGTCCCGAGCCCCATCACGAGGAGCACGGCGGGATCGCGCGAGTCGCCGAACGTGTCGTAGTGGAGCGTCAGTCCGTTCGAGACGATCTCGGGCATGTCACCACTCACCGACGTTCGACATCGACTTCCACGGCTCGATCGGCGCCAGCGCGCCTCCGCGCTGCAGGAGCTCGACGGAGTGGCCGTCGGGCGACTTCACGAAGGCCGTCCGACCATCGCGCGGCGGACGATGGATGACGACTCCGGAGTCGCGCAGGCGCGCGCACGTCGCGTGGATGTCGTCGACCTCGAACGCGAGATGTCCGAAGAAGCGCCCCGTCGGATAGGGCTCTTCCTGATCCCAATTGTGCGTCAGCTCGATCTGCGCGGAGTCGTGCTCCGCGCCGGTCGCGAGGAACACGAGCGTGAATCTCCCCGCTTCGTGGTCGGTGCGCCGGAGTACGTGCAGACCGAGCTTGGTGACGAAGAAATCCAATGCAACGTCGAGATCTCGAACGCGCAGCATCGTGTGCAGGAAACGCATGAGGCGAGGATAGCGTGGCCGGAACGGGCTTTCAGTCTCACACGACTCCTACGCTGGCACATTGACAAGCACTCTCGAATCGAATACTTGGGAAATCGTCGCGATTCGCTCACTCACGAACAACCCTTCGAGCAGGGCGGCCACTCTCTCCTCTCGTCGGCCGACGGACGACCGGTATCGACGGGGCGTATTGCCGAGAGCAGCCGAATCGAGCTCGGAGTCGCGACGACGGAACGGAGCGCAGATGAGCCTTACGCAAGAGATCGAAGCCCGCATCGAGAAGTTCGTATCCGAGCTGAACGAGCTCGTGCGCAAGCAGGCGCTGGACGCGGTGGCCAGCGCGCTGGGCACCGGTGGCGCTCCGGTGCGCCGTGGTCCGGGCCGTCCTCCGAAGTCGGCGGCCGGCAATGGCGCGGCAGCCGCCGTCGCGGCGCCGTCGGCGAAGGCGCGCGCGGCGAAGTCGCGCAAGAAGGGTGAGAAGCGGACTGCCGACGAGCTCGCGCAGCTCGAGGGCTCGCTCGAGAATTTCGTGCGCACGAATCCCGGTCAGGGAATCGAGGCGATCGGCAAGGCGATCGGCTTCGCGACGGCGGAGCTGGCGCGTCCGATGAAGAAGCTCGTGCAGCGCGGCGCGGTGCGCACCGAGGGCGAGAAGCGCGCGACGAAGTACTACCCGGGCGAGGGCGGCGCGTCGGCGAGCGCGAGCGAGGGCGGCGAGGCCGCTCCGAAGCGCCGTGGTCGTCCTCCGGGCAAGGCCGGCGGCAAGAAGAAGGGCAAGAAGAAGTGAGCTGATCGGAAGGCGCGTCGACGCGCGCCTCCATCGCCCGACGCAGGGCAGTCCGACCCGGTGCTGGCGCGGGACGGACTGCCCTTCCTCAATTCCCGAGGAACGAGACGTGTCGAACGTACACGACCCCGCCGGGGTCCGTTCGTGCCGTGGTGAGCGATACCCGCCCCGCTGATGCCGCGTGTGCCTGCAGCGCGAGCAGGAGCGTGCGGATTTCGTCGCCGTTCATGTGGTACTGCGCGGGGCCGCACCACTCGGGGTTGCCACCGCTGGAGCAGAGATACGCGCCCTCGACGGACGTGCCCCCGCAGTTGGGCTGCGAGTACGTCTCGACGAAGAGGCTACCAGCTTGCCCGAACGCGGGGTGCGTGTTCGAGTTCCGATAGCTGACGCGGCAGATGTAGCCGACGGCTGCGTGCACTGAACCGGGGATCGATACGAACAGCGTGAACGCCGCAATCGCAGTGACGAGTCGCGTGAGCCTTGTTTTCCGAACCATCTGAGCCTCCTAGTTGCTGACGAACGCGTCGTTGCGTGCGCCTGTCCCGACGCGAAGTCAACCAACCGCATTGGCGGCTCAGGTCAGCTCGGTCCTCCACAGTAGTCCGACGCATCCGGGCAGGTGCGGAGCATCGGGCACTGCAGGTTGTCGGCGCAGGCATACGTGCACGTGTTGGCGATCCCGGCGACGGTCCCGCAGACCGCGCCCGGAGCCGACGTGCAGTCGGTTGCGAGCCCAGAGGGACAGTCCTCGCCGAACACGAGCACTGCCTCGCAAGTCGTGACCGCCTCGTCGATTCCGCAGTACATCTCGCCGGTCTTGCCCGAGAGCGTCCTGCGGCCCGCAATCGGAACGCTGTACGGCCGCGAGCAGCCGAGCGACAGGCGACGGAGGCAATAGCCGCCGTCGCGCGGCGTTCCCATGTAGTTCATCGGGACGCAGTCGAATCCTTCGCCGCAGTGGCTGTCCGCGATGCACGCGCCGCACGCGCCCACCATGCCGCGCACGGCGGTCTCGGAGCAGCTCCCGTCTGCCGGGTCACACACGAACGCAGGCGGGCAGACCGCCTCTTCGGTCTCGGGCGTGCAGTCGACACACCCGCCTTCGTGACATTCGTGCAGCCCGAGTCGCGAGCACTGATCGTCCGTCGTGCAATCGCCGCACTCGCCGACGCTGCAGACAGGCGCGCTCGCATTCGTGCACTCGTCGTCACCGAGGCACTCGAGACAACGTCCGCTCGAGACGTCGCAGTGGTCGAGATCGCACTCACCCGCGCACGGGCCGGCGTCGGGCCCCGCGTCGATCGGTTCCTGCGCGCCGTCGTGGCCACCGTCGAGTCCGGGGACGC includes:
- a CDS encoding alpha/beta fold hydrolase: MPEIVSNGLTLHYDTFGDSRDPAVLLVMGLGTQMIAWRTEFCESLASLGLHVIRFDNRDVGLSTKIHGAPVPSIARTLLLRTWGAARPAYTLSDMARDAVGVLDGLAIRAAHVVGVSMGGMIAQTLAIEHRSRTLSLTSIMSSPGDYRLPPPTQAARAMLLRPVPRTRDQALDQVVELFRVIGSPKHFDEARIRARAAESYDRSSYRLGTARQLDAILSSPPRSPALRTLEIAATVVHGALDPLVPIAHGRATASAIPGADLRVIDDLAHDLPEAHWPALIDAISKTIERAA
- a CDS encoding VOC family protein encodes the protein MRFLHTMLRVRDLDVALDFFVTKLGLHVLRRTDHEAGRFTLVFLATGAEHDSAQIELTHNWDQEEPYPTGRFFGHLAFEVDDIHATCARLRDSGVVIHRPPRDGRTAFVKSPDGHSVELLQRGGALAPIEPWKSMSNVGEW